AATATCTTTGGTCTGGAGAATTAAACAAATCACGGTCCTTTGATAAAATAAACAATCAGATAGGCAAAGCATATGCTAAGAAGATCAAATTGTATCTTTCTTGGGGtgtcaatttttttaaaataactaattaaatttatttctttttctttttctccttttcctcCTTCCTGTTCTTCTACTTAACTCTTAGTACTACAAAACTATCAAAagcaagtttttttttaaaaaagaaagaaagaaagaaagaaagagcagACCAGCCCActgaattttgaagaaaatggAATAAAGAAATAAAGCTCCTTGTGAGTTAGAGCTCAGTCCTCGCTGTCTATTGGATCAAAATCATGTGCTCTCTCCCAAAAGGTCGCTGAGCCTTCTTATTTTCCACTTAAATTAATCCCAGTTTATTTTAGTCCTCACATTTAGTTAAAAAATATTAGTTGTTCTCTTTGTCCTTCtccctctttctctctcttttattTCATAATGATATCCCTACACATGAAATAGAACCTCTTAGAAGCTTACAAATTTTAATATTAAGAAGAAAGAACGTTACCTTGTATTATAATAATGGACTTTGGATTGGTAAAAAGAAAGGTGGTCCGAATGGTCATTTAACAGTGCACTACCGCTAGCGGTTATACTTTCGTAAGTGAGGTAAGTTTTACTtgcacatacaacaacaataacaagctcAGTAGAGTTCCACTAATATGGTGGCAAATTAGTGTGTACGATATCCTGGAGAGAGACTTACTTGCACATACAAAGTTTTATTTTGATGAGAAGTCCAGCCAACTTACTATTTCTAGTAGACTAATCTAATGTTAATTAAGTTATTTCCATAACTGAAGAATGAAGTGCTTGATATCGTTTCATTTGCATTTTATTAATCAACGATGCTTTCTTTCAATGAGGATACCTAAGCTTGATTTGTAATTTCATTACTTGGTGATTAATATAATGTTTAGTTACCCCAAAAAAAATCTTTCAAAGTTGGAGTTTGAAGGGGGAAAAACTAACTAAAAAACGGAATTTTCATAAATTTGTTTCATCAAGCCCCGATCGAAGTATAAAAATGTCGAGCGTTATTGTGTCCAAGCTCATTGAAAAATTGTCAAAATAGCACGTACTAGCCATTTTTTGGATTGTAATCGAAAAATAACTAGCGTTTGcgaagtcattaaaaaatagccattattttgctaaaacacgaaaagttccagcataatatgcagtactccctctgtttcaatttatgtgaacccatttgactgggcacggagtttaagaaaagagagaagacttttgatcttgtggtctaaaatgaggcacatatattatGTGTGACTATAAATCTTTGTgtaaaggtaaattatttccaaataaggaaaggggtcattctttttggcacggactaaaaaggaaatagattcacataaattgaaacggagggagtattatgaAGCTCCCGCGTATAAGCATATTAGTATGTTGGAACTCCTggacacgaaaagttccagcataatatgcggaATTATGGAGCTCCTacatatgaacttccagcatattgaTGAAACTCCAACACATTATACAATtttagcatattatgctgaaagCTCTTACGTGAAAAATTCAaagtccaatatattatgctggaatatttccGAATTTTAACagtatttttgttcaaattttatttctacatgaaaaatgactaaattttgattacttttgaaactatggctatttttcaattgccagttataaatctggctatttttgaatttcactcCTCATAAAAATTTCCTTCTGCCAAAACTCCAAATTACACGTTTGGGCATCAATATTCAACCGTCCATATACTATATATGACCAAATCTATCTTGAAACACCTGAACAATAGGGGATGGAAAAGACAAATACATTATTTCCTGTCGATAGAATCTCATTCCATACAACTATTGGATGCTTTACAAGCATGTGTTCATGTAAAATCATGTCTAAGTAcatatttgtaaaaaaaaaataataaagtaaatTTTAGCTGAAAAATATTACAGAAATGCAAGTACTAAACAGACAGACCACGTTAATGTGCACATAGTCTCCTCAGCTATTTAGTTAAAAGAGAACAAAAACGACTTCGTATGTATTGCACAGTACTCAATCAAAATATAATACAGGTAGACAAGTCATGAAAACGATAAAAATGTGTACTTGAGATACAAAAACCATACTTTCATAAGATTCCTTTAATTTGGTCTTTTTCTTCCTCTTCGGAGGGCATAGGCACCTTGGTTCAAGAGGTGTCACGTGATATCGCTTCGTCgtaattttttcttaattaatctatatctataaataataagtaaaattaaaatattgagtataaatatataaaaaacgtcttgccattataataatttattcatttgttcaTTTTTTAAATATTGACATTGCTTACGAAAATTCATGCACTACCTCTTAGAATCAGCTAAATTAAAGGAAGCATATTCATGAATAATAGGCTACAGAAGCTTATGTTTTAAACTACAAATGAAGCTTCCTTGGGGGGAAAAGAGTGAAACTTTCCTATTAGGTCTCTGCTAGTTTTTTACCACGCAAATTAAATCACATTGAGAGAATATGACACAAGTAGCAATTGGGAGAATAAGAAGGGATATGTATTAACAGAATGTATTTAAGGTATATACCATGATAATGTAAAGAAAATTTTCACTATTAATGTAATTTAACACAGCTGTCAGTGTAGTTTATAACAGGTAGTGCAATCTAATTTTCAGGTTATGCTTGCAGTGAAAACTTATCTATTGTTCAACTTAAAAAATTATACAGGGTAAAACATATTGTATTTAATAAGAAGGTATTGAACTAGTCGTTTAATTTGTTCAAAGTTGCTTTAAAATTTAGTTTACATCTCGTCGCCTTAGAAAAGAGTAGAGAATATTGTACAAAGTAGATATATGAATACATATATAATCGGTTTTATCGTCAATTACAAATGTTCTTAGATCTAGTTATACGACTCTTTTCACAAAAAATTTGCAATATAATTTGGAAGATGAATAAATAAAATATGGAAGACCTTTATATAGTCGTTTTTCTACAGATTTAATTGTAATTGGTCGTCATTAGAGATCAATTCCTTCATCAATGTTATATTTATGCTTGGATTTCTTGAATATGAGTGCACcacttaaaaaaagaaaaaaatactaaGTGAAAATTGATCTATATTCCTGTAGGTAAATAAACCAATATTCAACCAAGTACATCCTTTAGTGCTTTTGGAGCATGAGTGATGTATGCCAACAGATAATATTTGACCAATTCTAAAAAATACGtatataaaacaactaatttgagGGAAAGACCATCGATTCTCGTGCCCCTGATTTGGGCTATAAATCCACCCCTACTTATGCGACGTAGTAATATATGAGATGGACcatctacaaaatatctaacACATTTATTTATAAAGGTAAATAGAAAAGCCAAGCTATTGAATAAACTTCTTAAGAGAGCGTAACTGAAAATGTAAAAGAAATATAGGTGTAGCAGAACTCGGAAGTTGCAGCAGATCAGTTACTGGACAAAAAAAGCTGTTAAACAGGAAAGCTAAATTGATCTGTCAAAGTTCGTAGATAATATACTGGGGCCGAGAATCAGATATGGATTCATCCCCTTTATAACCGCTCATGAATCATAACCTCATGACTATACTACAAACCTATAATATGTCATTTAAAAGGTAATTGCATATATTCTATCGAATAACATTAATTAATAATCTAGATTAAATGACAGTTATAATAAATTAAATTACACAGATACTGATGAAATAATAATCTCAGCAAGAGAGTCGTCTAGAAGCAACGcttatttttgcttttcttgacGTGTTGTTTATATGCTTTCGGCTTTCCGTTTGAGGAAAATATATACATATCTCTGCATGCAATGTGAATCATATCCTTGACTGGTCAACTCCCCCATCTTCTCCAATCTTTCTTAATTTCCTCTTCCTCTTTGACTACGATACTAGAAGTCGAGTTTGGAAAACTTCCCTCAATTTTATTTCACATTTTAATAAAAGATTTACTTTGCCGATATCTTGATTAAGTTCTCTTTTTCTCTACGcacacacaaaaataaaaataaaaatcacattagTGCATAAATGCAATAAAATAACACGGTGTCTTACGTGTAGTTTCTGACGCTCGCCCACTGAATAGAACAGTGGTGCACCCTACTCCGATGGGAGGGTGGGTAGGAGATGAAAGCTCGTTGTAAAGCCCATTTGAGATCTGGTCTAATTAATTGGCAACTCAAGGAATTAAGAATTTCATGTAGAAGGGGATATCTCCCGAAAGTTGATATTTTCTTCTATCTCCCAAAACCCTATTTAAAGACAAACTAAGCCCACTTCTTTCTCCAATGCAATTGTCTTCTTCACTATTTGTGTTCTTATGCATTAGTCTTGATCTCTTTCATTCCTCTTTAATTAATTCATCTTCTCCATATTAAAGCACCATTATATTTTCTCACTCGATCTCCATAAGGTTGTTCTCCGCATTGCACACTCAAGACTCAAACTGCCCTATATCATCACTAGCTGTATTAATATTTTTTCAGAAACATATTTTAGAAAGTGTTTGAAAAATGTCAAGCAGAAGATCATCACGCTCAAGACATTCAGGAGTTTCTTCAAGGATATCTGAAGACCAGATAAATGATCTTGTTTCCAAGTTGCAGGACCTTCTTCCTGAGCTTCGTAATAGGTCCTCTGACAAGGTACGTACTTGTATGTTTAGCTccctttgaaaaaaaaaaaactcagtcCGGTGCATTAAGCTCTCGCTATGCACATGGTCCGGGGAAAGACCAGATAACAAGGATTTATTGTATTAATTTTGATCTTTTTTGTTATAATGGCGTATATACGAGGTGCATGTAGTATAAAGAAGGAAGAACCTAGTACAAGCTATAGTCTTTATATATGATTACCTATATTAGTTAATCCTAGTACAAGATAAATTAAGAAGTTATAAGTCCCAGTGGTCCCGATGACCTTTCCTAGGTTTTAAGTTCTTGGTTTCTCCTTTTGTCCCTTGATTCATTGAACTTACTACACTTTTTCTCTACATATATAGGTTGACTCTAAATATATAATCTTACTATTACACAGTACAATTTAtgtttaataaattaaaacatACAATACTTTTGATATGAATTAATGTTCTTTTATTTGTAATTGGCGCAGGTTTCATCAGCAAGGGTGTTACAAGACACATGCAACTACATAAGAGGCTTGCACAGAGAGGTTGATGATCTTAGTGAGCGCTTATCTCAACTCTTGGCCACTTCAGACACCGCCCAAGCTGCACTTATTAGAAGCCTACTCTTGCAATAGACCAtatcttccccccccccccccttttttttttaaatttctggTTCCTTCatattttgtttttgcattttaaATTATTCTTCTAGGATTTTCCTCACACACTCTCCTTAGTAATTTTGTTGACTACTAGAAAATCCTTACGTAGTAGGAGTATCTAAGATCTTTAATTTCTTCGATCAGTTTAAGTTGTGTGCAATAAAAAGAAGAGCATTTTGATTCTCATTGTCTCTAATGGAATGATGTTACTTTGGGTGATCATAACGGGTGAAATATTTGGATAATGGGTTGGAAATATGGGTAATTGGTTGAGTTGGGAGTTTCTAGAAATTTTCACAAGTATAGGTATGTTGTTTGGGAATATATAGTCGGAATTCATATTAATTTCGGTGGTTTGTAGTTTGTTTAATATATAAGTATAATTTATGTATAGTCATCTATTCTAGTTACTGAATTAATTTCGATACTTCTGTATGATAACTCATTAATTTGTGTATCACTATGAAATTCGTCCGACAAGTAATCAAGTTTATCTTCCACTGAGACTAAGAGGTAACTGGCTACAGTTATATTATATATACATATGAAGCAAACTACCACCATTGCACAGCCAACCAATTAAGGATAATAAAGGCCTATTAATGCATATTGAGCATTATATCTTGAATATCTAATATATAGAATTTACCGATAGTAAAAGATGAATAAATGAAAGGAGGATGTGGAAAAAGGGGGTACTAGGCTATATATACTAGCTAACAAAGTTATCCGCTCCAGATTCAAAGCAATACGTGTCTTCCGTAGAAGAAAAAAGTACACAGTTCAAACCATTCTTAATGAGTGGTCTTGAATCAGGTCCCGAGTGGTTTAGAAAGGAAAAATTTAAATAGGAGAATACCTTTCTTTAATGGACCTTACACAACGTGAAATTTGATTAGAAGGGGTTGATAGAACCATTAATTGATTATGAAAAATGAAGCCTCCTGTGGGCAAATGATATACTCATAAGAAAAACTAAGAATAACTTAGAACCTTTGCAAATTTCGACATGCGAAACTAATTAATCATGAAGAAGCTTTGCCTGAGATCCATTCATAGCTAAAAACTGATAAATAGGGTGCCTGAGTAAGCATATTTTGATACAGTATAGTTCTTAAGTTGTCGCGAACCATGAAAGAAGATAATTACAAACTGGAAATTATTATTCCAATTATATTCAACGTAAGTGCTTGACCAAAAAGTCTTAAACTTTTTTGTTAAACTAACTAAGTGAATGATAATAGGTAAATTCTAATTAAATATAATAAGTTCTAAATTCAAGATTGGTGGGAAATAACAACCTAGAAATCGCATTTAAAGCTATTTAAGGCAAAAACGTGGTTTAATGATATTCTTGTGAATAAATGATAGAATAAAGACAAGCAATAAATATGATGAATGGTAATGGCtgtaaataaagagaataaattcACCCAAATGTGTCATGAGGTGGATGATTCTCTTTCTGACGATGATGTAAGATGGCCAAACATGTGAGCATCAAACACTTTATCGGACCTAGTGTGGAAAAGCTTGGAACAACACAACAAATCGAATATTGTATAAAGATAATGTTTGTAGTTATTTGGAAGTCAACTTCTCTAGAGAGAGCTTATCAAGATCAATAATAATTTGAtccctttctttctctctctctttccctATTTATATGGGACATTCCCCTTACCTACTGAAAGTACAAATACAGAGAATATTCCTCCGAATATTATTTAGAAATTTCTTATTGCTAAATTAGCCGTTTGGCCGATCTGGTTGCTCGACCTCGGCATTCACTGCTCGGCTCGCCAATGTTGCTTCTTAAGTATGACCTCGTCCTAATTGATTCTGGATTTTCCTATTTCAGGCGAGGTTTCTTCGATTAGAtattgacccatacagttagtccctccaccCGTCGGGGTTGCTTTTGGGCGAGCTCGGTGAGCTGATGTCGCCAGTTGGAATTTTGAGAAGTCTGAGCACATTGAACGAAGAGTGACCCTTTTTTGGCGAGGTGGTGATGTGGCGCTTCAAGAGCCACACCTGGCTGTTACGTCAGTTTGAAATGACATCATTCCATCATGCGTCATTATGACGCATGTTCCCCATACATTATATCGTTTCCCGCACCTCTTTCATTTCGAAATTAAAGAGGCGGCGTTTGGGATTTCTCGATTGGGGTGCCCATATTCTTATAAATAGGGGTAGGCACTCCTCATTTGAATTGTTGCATTTTTAGAATCTTTAAagcatttcttttcttcttcgagttttCAGCTTCTGTGTTTTCTTTCTCCCTTCTATTTCCTTTGCTATTGTCATTTCCTTCATCTTAGTATCTCCTTTTCACATACAATCAGGAAAATGACCAATGCTTCCTCTGATCTTGTGACGCTGGCTATGGACGCAACTCCTTATGAGGAAGGAACAACCACGGTAGAAGATGAAAACTTCCCCACTGTGGATAAGATAATCCCACGTTTCGGGAAGGCTAGGTCAGACTTCAAGAACCTACCTGAGAGTGAACTGAACCTTTCATTTCTGCGATGGATGCGGTGGCGATTGCTGCATTTAGGGCTAAGTGAAGAATCCCAGCCCACGTTTAAATCATTCCCGCTAGTAGTGATGTAGTGCAAATACAACGCTCGGGGTACTGCACATTTTACACGTACCCATTCGCCGTCGGCTACACACTTCCCCTTCCTTCCTTGGTGGAGGATTTTTGCCGTTTTTACAACGTGTGCCCGGCTAAGCTCTCTCTATACATATACAAGCTATTCCTCATGCTTATCAAGTATGCGGAGCTGTCCAACAGTGGTATTTCTCTCAGCTATCTACTTCACCTCTCCGCCCCAAGTTTTCATAGAGGTACGATGATTCATATGCGCCACCATGGGACCAAGGggttggtggtgaagatggacgataaaACTAATCATTGTTTTTGGGAAATTTCTTCTACGTAAAGACTGAGCACATGGTATCGAACCCCAACGGATTCCCCAAGGAGTGGAACTTTGCTCGTAAGTGTTTTCCTTCCAAATGACTTCGTTGTTTATTTTAGGTAATCTTATCGTTCTCCTTTTATTTTTGTAGCCGAGCGCGAACCTCCTTCACCAATCGTTGACATCCGCGATTAGGTGAGTCAGGTTTTGCCTCACACTGTGGGGATTCGTGAGTGGTCGCACTTCAATGAGAGGTTTGGCCATTGACCTGCGGCCGGATAGTTACCTTTGACTTTGATTGTTGACCTTTATATCGCCGTTTCTATCTTCTCTTATTTATCTTTCTTTGTTTAAAGGTCGGAGGGCTTCAAGGAGGGCGAGGGCTCCTACGCCTGATTTTTGTCAGTTGGGTATCTCGGCCGAGCCCGTACTTGCTGTAGCTGCATGTGAACCTGCTCAAGCCGCTGGTATTCCTCGGACCCCGGCCTCACATGGTCCTAGTCACCATGTCACTACCACACTTGATGAAATTTCGCCTTCTATGGTGTTTCACTTGGTCGATGAGTTAGACCAAGGCAAAGACGGAAAGGCTCCGCTAAAAAGGCGAAGGGTAGAGGCTGATAGGAGAGTGGTTAGAAAGGAGTCGGTGGGGAGTGGTCCTGAGTTGTCTACGGCCAAGCCGGGGGGTGGTATGGCCTTGGATATGGAGACCGTGCCTCCTTCAGACGTAGAGATCACCTTCGTGGAGGAAGGGGAGCGACCGGAAGCTATTGTGATCACTCAAAGTGGTCCTCAACATCAAGGCAGGCAAACGTTCCCCCGTCGGCTGAGGAGAAGGCAAATAGAGTGTCATAGAAGATTACGAGTCTGGCTCCGATGTCGATCCTGAGGAGGTGAGGATATTCGATGAAGGGCTTACGTGCGTGGAGGTTAGAACGGATGGATCCTCTCACTCGATCCTAATTCCTTTGGACTGCAATTTGTTGGAGGATACGATGAGCATTTTTCCCTCCTTTGCTCATATTTGCTCTATCGCCGAAAACAGGACTCTTCATGCGCTTCGGGATTCCGACTTGTCACTGGGCATATCCGGGATGGCTTTGAGGGTAAGTTTTCATATTATTTCTGCAACTggcatctttttcttctttttactgGTCTTCTTCttactctctttttctttttcagactttCATTTTGGAAATTGAGAGTGCCCTCTGAGAAGAGAGGCGGAAGGTTGTTTTTCAGAAGATGCCTGCGAAGTATGTCCATTATCGTGACAAGTCCCGTGAGATGCGTGTACAGTTTAGAGCAGGTGGTAACTCCCAGTCCCTTAGGGAGGAGTTGAATCAAAAGGACGAGGAGCTTGTGCAAACTATCAGTAGATGCAGTGATCTCGAGGGGATGCTCAGGGCCAAGGACGAAGAGCTCGAGGTGGCAAGGGGGTCGTGGCCGAATGCGTCGACCTTCAAGTGCATGTGATGACCTTGCGGGTTGAGATTTAGAAAAGCTCGATTAGAGTTACCGATTTGAGTAGTGAGTTGACTGAGAAAGTGGCCGAATTGGTGAGGTCCGATGAGGCTTAGGTAGCGGTTGTGGCAAAGGCGGCAACATTAGAGATGTCTATTCGACTCCTTTGGTCTGAGGGTGCAAACGATGCGGAGACGGCTGTGCTGAGTGAGACGCGTCTTGATGAGCGGATTGGTGGTCTTGAGAAAGAAGTTGAGATCCTAAGTGAGCAGGTCGCCGCCCTCGAGGCTGAGAAGGCACAGTTGTTGGTTCGACCCTCTTCCTCTCGTGCTTCCGCTTTTCTCGATGTTCCTCGTGATTTGTACGAGATGTGGATCCATGTTGAGGCGAAGCTAGGAATATATAGAAGTTTGATGGCGGCGGGGAAGGTTCCTGATGCCAACTTCGAAGATGCCCGTGCTAAGGCACGTGATGCCAGGCTTGCATGTGGTTATGACCCCGCTACGTCGGGGAACGACGATGATGAAGAGGACTTGGAAGGGTTTGCATTCAATCCTTGGTACGATGATGAGTACGCTGATGGCGCTGGCGAATGTGGAGATGGTGCTGCTGGGCCGGATGGCGAAGGTGATGATGGCTCAGGCGGGGATGATGCAGCGTGATGATGTAGTGTGATTTTattgtacttagttttttttctctctttttttcggAGGAGGGGGGGGTCTTTTTGTCCCTTTGTAAGATATTCTATTTTGGAATGGAATGGCTATTGTCTTTTGGTTGTATGTTTTGGCTCCTTTTATTTTTTGttcgtatgtttttcctttttcttcgtCGGTTATTTTGAGCGAGATTGAATGCGAGTCTATTTGAACGAGGTCAAATGTGTGACTCTTTAAATGATTtaaacgaggtcgaatgtagataaattcaagcgaggtcgaatgtgagtctattcgaacaaggtcgaatgtcTGACTTTaaatgattcgaacgaggtcgaatgtaaataaattcgagcgaggtcgaatgtgaataaattcgagcgaggtcaaatgtgagtctattcgaacgaggtcgaatgtctGAATCTTTCAACGATTTGAACGAGGCCGAATGTaaataaattcgagcgaggtcgagtgTGAGTCTATTAGAATGAGATCAAATGTCTAACTCTTTAAacgattcgaacgaggtcgaatgtaaataaattcgagtgaggtcgaatgtgaataaatttgagcgaggtcgaatgtgagccTATTCGAATCGAGGTCGAATGCCTGACTCTTTCAACGATTCGAACGAGGCTGAATGTaaataaattcgagcgaggtcaaatgtgaataaattcgagcgaggtcgaatgtgggTCTATTAGAACGAGGTTGAATGTCTGACTCTTTAAATGATCCGCACAAGGTTGAATGTAAATAAATTCGAGGGAGGTCAAATGTGAATAAATTGGAACGAGGTCGGATGTGAGTTTATTAGAACGACGTCAAATGTATGACTCTTTAACCGATTCAAATAAGGTAGAATGTAAACAaattaaagtactcaaaaatataaaactaaaaatgtttattgacaaatgttttgtccaaaactagcaaatatcgacccaaatagagaaaaatgtacataaaagaatattttatcattagaaatgtcttgttacttgtttagagttaattgatgaactttgagaataaaggaaagtaaaattttagatttttctatttatgttataattgataatatgtgttttgtgtaatataatatatatttcggtacggtatcggtatttcggtattttatcttaaaataccaaataccatacctaataccatttttttaaaacttaaaccaaataccaaaataccgtataccaaataccaaaattttcagTTTCGGTACGGCAATtcggtatttaccaaattatgctcAGCCCTAGGTCGAGCAATGAATTTATACCAAAAACTCTGAGACGCTCCCTTCGTTGCCTcttaaaaacctccccgagaaaacccaattgggacaaaactcgaGTAAGAAAATGTAACGACtcgaaccgtcgtttcctgtattttcatccCGTATTCcctgttaaatgcttattcatgtttcaatatgtgtacttggtgaatttgagtcaattcggatcgagtttggtatgaaatgggacaattagtctctttaaggaaaaataagtttggaaaagtcaatcagacgttgacttgtgagttagagggctaggaattgaattccgatgattcggttagtttcgggggatgatttaaggcctaggagcgcaatcggaattaattttggaggtccggtgaagaaattagctcattttggcgaagttagtattttggcgatttccggttgataggtgaaattttgatcgatagtcggaatggaattctgagaatttctatagcttcgttatgtcattttggacttgtgtgcaaaatttgaagtcaatcggacgtgatttgataggtttcggcaacaaaaatagaagttggaaattctaaagttcataaaacttggattgtaggttgattcatgattttagcgttgtttgatgtgatttgaggcctcgagcaagtccgtaatgtattttgggactggttggtattattggtcggggtcccgggggcctcgggtgtgtttcggatgcccaacgggtcattt
This sequence is a window from Nicotiana sylvestris chromosome 3, ASM39365v2, whole genome shotgun sequence. Protein-coding genes within it:
- the LOC104249013 gene encoding transcription factor PRE3-like, whose translation is MSSRRSSRSRHSGVSSRISEDQINDLVSKLQDLLPELRNRSSDKVSSARVLQDTCNYIRGLHREVDDLSERLSQLLATSDTAQAALIRSLLLQ